In Candidatus Pantoea floridensis, a single genomic region encodes these proteins:
- a CDS encoding H-NS family histone-like protein encodes MSDALIALNNIRTLRAQARDIDIAVLDEVLEKLSVVVAERREEVAAENAAQREKEQKLAQYKEMLLKDGIDINDLAQLTPQATKAKAKRAPRPAKYKFIDEQGKEKLWTGQGRTPSPIKAALDAGGSLDDFLI; translated from the coding sequence ATGAGCGATGCACTTATTGCGTTGAACAATATTCGTACGCTACGTGCTCAGGCGCGTGATATTGATATTGCCGTATTAGATGAAGTACTGGAAAAACTTTCCGTGGTAGTGGCAGAGCGCCGCGAAGAAGTCGCCGCAGAGAATGCCGCACAGCGCGAAAAAGAACAGAAACTGGCGCAGTATAAAGAGATGTTGCTAAAGGATGGCATCGATATTAATGACCTTGCGCAATTAACCCCGCAGGCAACGAAAGCGAAAGCTAAACGTGCGCCGCGTCCCGCGAAGTATAAATTTATCGACGAACAGGGTAAGGAAAAGCTGTGGACCGGCCAGGGCCGCACGCCATCGCCGATTAAAGCAGCCCTTGATGCGGGCGGTTCGCTGGATGATTTTCTAATCTGA
- a CDS encoding aminotransferase class I/II-fold pyridoxal phosphate-dependent enzyme codes for MVTLSKRVQSVSLSANAAARQLTRQLKEQGVDILDLTTGEPDFDTPSHIRQAAVAAMEAGETRYTPTNGTAPLRKAVQAKLHNENRLDYELGQICIANGAKQIIFNAFAATLNEGDEVIVPVPYWPTFPDSVRFNGGEAVLLTCPLEQHYKLQPQQLAQAITTKTRWLVLNNPGNPSGMAYSAEELTALATVLRDHPDVLIMLDELYEHILFDGREHVSLMHVAPDLVDRILLVGGASKTYAMTGWRIGFGAGPKALIDAMVVVQSQNSSGASAISQAAAAAAFNGGLDFLTPQREAYQDRRDAIMALLKPLAEIEVLNPDGAFFIFCRCAGLLGKTRPDGQKIESEQDVLNYLLESGVSGVAGSAYGLSPYFRLSIATDIDTVREAGRRIAHACAVLK; via the coding sequence ATGGTCACCTTATCGAAGCGTGTGCAGTCCGTGTCGCTCTCGGCTAATGCGGCGGCGCGGCAACTGACGCGCCAGCTGAAAGAGCAGGGCGTGGATATTCTCGATCTCACCACCGGTGAGCCCGATTTCGATACGCCGTCGCACATTCGTCAGGCGGCGGTGGCGGCGATGGAAGCGGGTGAAACCCGCTACACGCCCACCAACGGCACTGCACCGCTGCGCAAGGCGGTGCAGGCCAAATTACACAATGAAAATCGGCTCGATTATGAACTGGGACAGATTTGCATCGCCAACGGCGCCAAGCAGATCATCTTCAACGCTTTTGCCGCCACGCTGAATGAAGGCGATGAGGTGATTGTGCCGGTGCCCTATTGGCCGACCTTTCCAGATAGCGTGCGGTTCAACGGCGGCGAAGCGGTTCTCTTAACCTGCCCGCTCGAGCAGCATTACAAACTGCAGCCGCAGCAGCTGGCACAGGCGATCACGACGAAAACTCGCTGGCTGGTACTTAACAATCCGGGCAATCCATCAGGCATGGCCTACAGCGCCGAAGAATTGACCGCGTTGGCGACGGTACTGCGCGATCATCCCGATGTGTTGATCATGCTGGATGAGCTTTACGAGCATATTCTGTTCGATGGTCGTGAACATGTTAGTTTGATGCACGTGGCGCCCGATTTAGTTGATCGCATTCTGCTGGTAGGCGGTGCGTCCAAAACCTACGCCATGACCGGCTGGCGCATTGGCTTCGGCGCGGGCCCTAAAGCGTTGATTGATGCCATGGTGGTCGTTCAGTCGCAAAACAGTTCTGGCGCGAGCGCCATCAGCCAGGCCGCTGCGGCGGCGGCATTCAATGGCGGGCTGGATTTCCTTACGCCGCAACGTGAAGCTTATCAGGATCGTCGTGATGCGATAATGGCGTTACTCAAACCGCTGGCAGAGATTGAAGTATTAAATCCGGACGGTGCGTTCTTTATCTTCTGTCGCTGCGCCGGTTTGCTCGGCAAAACACGTCCAGATGGTCAGAAGATTGAGAGCGAGCAGGATGTGCTGAATTATCTGCTGGAAAGCGGCGTGTCCGGCGTAGCGGGCAGCGCTTACGGTTTATCACCGTATTTCCGTTTGTCGATTGCCACCGATATTGACACGGTGCGTGAAGCGGGGCGGAGAATTGCGCACGCTTGCGCCGTTCTGAAATAG
- a CDS encoding LLM class flavin-dependent oxidoreductase, translating into MATSQQQRHIRLGLFVQPVGQHVSGWRLTEKLGDPTDIDWLITLAKKAEAGKFDLFFVGDALATSMYRLPSTMARLEPLTMLSALAVNTKRIGLAATASTTFSDPFTMARSFSSLDHISRGRAAWNVVTSFSTDVARNFSRSDMPNHAERYARAREFLEVAEKLWAGWEEGAVQPNKETGSYFVDEKIQPINHQGEHFQVQGPLNITRSPQGRPVIIEAGSSADGQKLAAETAEVIFTASASLEEAQTFYRSQKDQVIAAGRNPDHVVIMPGVMPIVGRTREEAKALWKELNTLVDIENGLRQLSLRFSMDLSQFPLDGPVPEVPLGEGNQSRVKLMTDMAKRENLTLRELAAVAAGSRGHRVIVGTAEDIADDFELWLKEGGADGFNIMPAIMSEQLDLFVELVIPELRRRGLFREDYAFATLRENLGLPAV; encoded by the coding sequence ATGGCTACTTCACAACAACAACGCCACATCCGCTTAGGTCTTTTTGTTCAACCGGTCGGACAACACGTCAGCGGCTGGCGTTTGACGGAAAAGCTCGGCGATCCTACCGACATTGACTGGCTCATCACCCTCGCGAAAAAGGCCGAAGCCGGTAAATTCGATCTGTTCTTCGTCGGCGATGCGCTGGCAACCAGCATGTATCGTTTGCCTTCAACCATGGCGCGTCTGGAACCGCTGACCATGCTTTCGGCGCTGGCAGTAAATACCAAGCGCATTGGCCTGGCGGCAACGGCGTCCACCACCTTCAGCGATCCGTTCACCATGGCGCGCAGCTTCTCTTCGCTGGACCATATCAGCCGCGGGCGCGCAGCCTGGAACGTGGTCACCTCGTTCTCTACCGATGTGGCGCGTAACTTTAGCCGCAGCGATATGCCGAACCATGCTGAGCGCTATGCGCGCGCACGTGAATTCCTTGAAGTGGCGGAAAAACTGTGGGCCGGCTGGGAAGAGGGTGCTGTGCAGCCCAATAAGGAGACGGGCAGCTACTTTGTAGATGAGAAAATTCAGCCGATTAATCACCAGGGAGAACATTTCCAGGTGCAAGGCCCGCTGAATATCACCCGTTCACCGCAAGGTCGTCCGGTGATCATTGAAGCGGGTTCGTCTGCGGATGGTCAGAAACTGGCTGCTGAAACGGCAGAAGTGATCTTCACCGCGTCGGCCAGTCTGGAAGAGGCACAAACCTTCTATCGCTCGCAGAAGGATCAGGTGATTGCAGCCGGTCGTAATCCCGACCACGTAGTGATCATGCCGGGTGTCATGCCGATTGTTGGCCGCACGCGAGAAGAAGCTAAAGCGCTGTGGAAAGAACTCAATACGCTGGTGGATATCGAAAATGGTCTGCGTCAGCTGTCGCTGCGTTTCAGCATGGATCTCAGCCAGTTCCCGCTGGATGGTCCGGTGCCGGAAGTGCCGCTGGGTGAAGGTAATCAGAGTCGCGTCAAATTGATGACGGACATGGCGAAGCGTGAAAATCTGACCCTGCGCGAGCTGGCTGCGGTGGCAGCAGGATCACGCGGACATCGTGTAATTGTCGGTACCGCAGAAGACATCGCCGATGATTTCGAGTTGTGGCTGAAAGAGGGCGGTGCCGATGGCTTCAATATCATGCCGGCCATTATGTCCGAGCAGCTCGACCTGTTCGTCGAATTGGTGATCCCGGAACTGCGCCGTCGCGGTCTGTTCCGCGAGGATTACGCGTTCGCCACGCTGCGCGAAAACCTCGGTTTGCCGGCGGTTTAA